The following DNA comes from Candidatus Liberimonas magnetica.
GAAATAGAAAAGAAACTTACAAAGAAAACAAAAGCTGTCATTCCTGTACACTTATACGGGCACCCGTGCGATATGAAAAAGATAATGGAAATAGCAAAAAAGAATAATCTTATTGTAATCGAAGATTGTGCCCAGGCGTTCAGCGCAAAATATGAAGATAAGTTTACAGGTACGATAGGCAACGCCGGAAGCTTCAGCTTCTTCCCAGCTAAAAACCTCGGCTGTTTCGGCGACGGAGGGATGGTAATTACCAACGACCAAAATGTATATAAGAACGCAAGAGCTTTAAGGAACCACGGCTCGCATATAAAATATTATTCCGAGATGGACGGGTTTAATTCAAGGCTTGACACTCTGCAGGCAGCTATTCTTTCAGTAAAATTAAAGCAAATGGATAAGTGGACAAAAATGAGAAATGACGTGGCGGGAAAATATGCGAAAGCCTTGAAGGATGTCACTGCCGTTCCTAAAGTCCTTGCTAACTGCTATCATTCGTTTAACTATTATAATATCATGTTTGCATCCAAACAGATAAGAGACCAGGTGCAAAAATATCTTGTTGATAACGGAGTAGCCTGCCAGATATATTACCCGGTAGCTCTTCACCTGCAGACTGTGTACAAAGACATGGGTTACAAATTAGGGGATTTCCCGCTTACTGAAAAAGCGCAGGATACCACCTTAAGCCTTCCCATGTACCCTGAATTAAATGATGAACAGATAAAATATATTACTGAAAAAGTGAAAGAAGCTGTAGGATAAGCCACGTCCGCTGCGAGTTTAGACGCGGCATAAAAATAAATGGTTCTGGTAGTTGACAAGCTGTTGGTTTTGTGTTATAAATGTATTGCCGATGAAAATAAGAGATATAATAAAATTAATAGAAGCAGATGGATGGTATATCGTTAAAACAAAAGGCAGCCACAGGCAATATAAGCATTCCCGAAAATCAGGGAGAGTAACCATTGCAGGCCATCCAAAAGACGATTTGGCAAATGGAACATTAAACAGCGTTTTAAAACAGGCTCAGCTTAAAAAATAACGGAGGTGTTATGCATCGCTTTCTTATAGTAATTGAAAAAACGAAAAAAAATTATTCCGCATATTCTCCCGATTTACCAGGGTGTGTTGCTACTGGAAAGACAAAAGAAACAGTTGAAAAGAATATGTATTCTGCAATTAAAATGCATATTGATGGTTTACTGGAAGATAATAAGGCAATTCCTACCTCAAAGTCAATAGCTGAATTTATTGCAGTATAATGCTGGTAGCAAAATGAGAATAATAAATGCAATCTTCTGCATTAAACCCTCACCCGTTCACATTCCATTGTTTTTAAATTAATACTGCATACACATTTATACGGTCAAGCAACATTGGCCAACTCAATAATCCGAAAGGGATTGCGGTAGACACATCAGGAAATGTTTATATTGCAGATAGTGGTAATAACTGTGCATCTTCAGCGCCCGCTTTTTAACGGTAAAAAATAGCAAAATCGTTAATGATTTTATATAATATCTAAAACTACCAGGCAGTGTTAAAAGTTGTATGATAGGTGAAGTTAAAAAGCATTGATATTTTAGTAGATAAATTTTCATAGCGGGGGAAGGAAGGTAATTTCTGAAGTTAAAGGCATAAGTAAAAAAAATACTCAGATTCTTGACATTACGTAAAATCGTAAAGAGAGGGCTCTATGTTTATCTGGAGCGGTAAAAAAGTCTTAGTTACAGGCGGGGCAGGATTCATAGGTTCGCATGTGGTCGAAATGCTTGTCAAAAGGGGCGCCAGAGTACTCGTCGTAGATAATCTAGAGAACGGCAGTATGGACAACCTTAAGTCCGTTAAAGATGAAATAGTGTTCAAGGATTTTGACCTCAACGACCTGGATGTATGTGTTGATATATCAAAAGGTATCGATGTAGTAATGAACATAGCTGCAAAGGTCGCTGGCATAGAATATAATAAGAACAATCAAGGTGAGATGTATTTTGACAATGTAAGGATAAATTCTAACATGCTTGAAGCTTCCAGGATCAACAAGGTAGAACGCACGCTCATGGTTTCAAGCGCCTGTGTTTATACAAGGCACTGCAAAATACCTACACCGGAAAGTGAAGGTTACAGGTATATCCCTGAATTTACGAACGAAGGCTACGGCTGGTCTAAGAGAGTCGCTGAATGGCAGTCTATGGCTTATGCAAAAGAATATGGCATGAAAATAGCTATCGCAAGGCCGTACAATGCTTACGGTCCCAGAGACCATTTTGACCCGGATAAATCTCATGTGATAGCAGCCCTAATAAAAAGGATATTCGACAATGAAGACCCCTTAAATGTCTGGGGTGATGGGGAACAGGCAAGGGCTTTTATTTATGTAGATGATTTTGCAAGAGGCTTAATAGAACTTACAGAAAAATACGCTGTGGCCGACCCTGTAAATATCGGCACTGATAATGAGATTAAGATAAAAGACCTGGTAAGTTTAATAGTAAAACTCTCCGGTAGAACCCCAAAGATACAGTTCGACACAACCAAACCCTCAGGCCAGCCCAGAAGGAACTCCGATAATACCAATGCCAAACAAAAGATAGGTTTTGAAGCCATGGTAAAACTTGAAGATGGCCTAAAACGGACAATTGACTGGTACAAGAAAGCTAATAAGATAGTATAGATGATGTAACTCGCGGGCACATTTTGACAATAAACTTCCATTTTGATAGACTTTTTAACACAGAACAAGATAGGAGATTTTATGGGAAAAGATAAGGCTAAGAAGACAAATGAAAATGAACCGGTGACAAAGAAAGAGTTTAACGAAAGGCTTGATAAGGTTGACAACAGGTTTGATAAAAATGGAATAGCGCTTCAAAACCTTGCAAAAGCTGTGCTTAGCAATACCGAAGATATTAGAATTATAAAAGAAACAATGGTAACAAAACATGACCATAAGCGCGTAATAGATACCCTTGATATTATAGTAAAAAAAATGGAAGACTTTGAAAATAAGGGGATTATTAATACCCACCGGATAAACGAGATTGAACCAAAAATTGACAACCACGAAAAGCGAATAACGACTTTAGAGACGGTTATTCAAAAATAAGTAAGTAAAGCCTGAAACCTGGAACAATGAAGTGAAACTTTTTGAAAGAATTGCTATGAGGTTTATATGATAAAAAACAAACAAAAACAAATGAAAATGACCGGTAACAAAGAAAGAGTTTAACAATAGGCTTGATAAGGTTGACCATGGTAACTAAAGACGATATCCGTCAAATCGTAACTACTATTGATAGCTTTCTTAAAATAAATGAAGACTACGGCAATAAAGCTATTTCAAACACTCACCGCATAGTAGAATTAGAAACGAAAACCTCAGGCCTTGACCATCGTGTAGCCAGATTAGAATCAAACCCTAATAAAGAATCAATAAATCTGCAAAAATGGGAGCAAACAGCTGGCGGAGAAATTATATCGTATTATCAAACAACGTTGTCCTAATTGACAATACTGTGATATTCGGTTATAATAATGACAGATAAATGTCATTATATTTACCTGGGAGCTTCTTATGAATTATGTTCAATTCACTAAATTCAGAAACCATTCAAAAGAGTATTTTGATGGAGTTCAGCATGGAAATGCATATGTTGTTATAAGAAAAGGTAAGCCTATAGCCCAGGTGTTACCGTTTGATGTAAATGTTACAGGCTGGAAGAGAAAAATAAATAAAGTAGGTCTTAAAAAAGATGTAAATGCGCTTGATTATGTATTAAAAGAGAGAAATGAGAAATGATATTTTATTTTGATACGTCCGCGCTAATTAAAAAATACATAAAAGAACATGGCAGTGAAGTTGTGGACAGCATCCTGGAAAAAGCCGATATAGTTTACGTGTCAAAAATAACGAAAATTGAATGTATTTCTGTAATAAAGAGGTTATTGCACGACAGGGCGATCAATAAAGCAGATTATAAGTATCTTAAAAAAGAAATATTTACGGATTTCAATTATTTTTCAGTAATAGAGTTTAATGAAGCTGTTGAGTCAAAAGCAATGATTTTGATAGATAAGTATCAAATAAAATTATTAGATTCCATACAATTAGCATCTTTATTGGTAATGAAAGATAAAATAAATGAGTTTGTTGCTTGCGACATAAAACTGATAGAATATGCTAAAAAAGAAAATGTAACAGTTAATAATCCCTTATTGCCTAAAAAATAAGGCGCAGCAACAAAGAATTCAGGGAAGGAAAAACCATCGCAGTAAAATCATTATCCGAGTTGCGTAAATAATGAAGCTAAGCAAAGTTTATATAGCTTCAGATTTTAAGAAGTCGTATAATCTCTTACCGAGCAATGTGCAAACGCTTGTGGATAAGAGAGATCTTTGGTTTAAAGAAAACCCGCATGATGCCCGCTTGAAAACGCACTATATGAAAACCAACTTTACCAATAAACCAATTAGAACTCAACTATTTCCAGTTTTATTGTTTTTATTTGCTGTTTTTTTCTTTCATTTAATTCAATTACAAGCAGCAAATAAACCGAACAATGATATTAGTAAATTAACCATAGACAATACTGGGATAGTAGGCAGCTGGTCATTTAACGAGGAATCAGGGAGTATAGCACATGATTCTGTAGGGAACAGTAACGGCACAATTTATGGCGCTTCATGGGTCAACGGCAAAAAAGATGGAGCGCTAAGTTTTGACGGGGTTAATGATTATATTGATCTAGGTGCACCGGCAGTCTTAGACCTACCGGGTGATCTTACGCTTGAATCGTTTTGTAAACCAATTTTGAGTGGCTTATGGGCACATCCACCATTTACTGTAAAATTCGCAAGCCCTTATGATAGAAACTATGACGGGTATATCTGTAGGGATGGCTCTGGAGCGTTTGGGTATTATAGCTCCGGGCATCAAGGTGTTAACTTACCTTCAGGAACTTTTAAAGACAATGTGTGGCAGCATATGGCCATGGTATACTCATGGGATGGGAGCATTGCAACCATTTCTTTCTATATCGATGGCCTCTTAAAAACCCAGGCAACAACTAGCGCTCAACGGCTCACCAATGCCGCTACAAAAGTGTCAATAGGTAGTGAGGGTATCCCTGGATTCTATTTTTTTAACGGTGTTATTGATGAAGTGAACATCTATAATAGGGCGCTCTCGGCACAAGAAATATTAGATCGTTATAACTTGTTAAATACTATTCCTGTTCTTTCCTATACAGGGGAAACACACTATACTAATTCTTTTGTTTATCCTGAAGTAGGTAAAACATCCACAACTTATACTTTCCGTGTCAATTATACTCATATCGGAAGTTCTGCGCCTGCGGCAAATTATCCGCTGTTACGTATATACAAAGGTGGAACGGAACTCTCAAACAGCCCCTTTGCAATGAAAGCCTCCGAAATCACCGACCTTAATTACGCCGACGGCAAGATTTATGCATCGACCGTAACTTTGAAAAGCGCAGCCAGTAATTATACCTATAAGATTTCAGCGTATGATGTCAGCGGTACCTCGGCAACCGAGGTAACCGGCTCCGGGCCGGTGGTAGAAACTTTGTTAATGACAGGAAATCTTATAGGCAAAGTAACTAAATCAGACGGGACAACAGCGGTTTCAGGAGCACTTGTAGAAGCATTGCAAGCCGGTGTTGTCAGGTCAAATGCCACAACCGGCGCAAACGGTAATTATTCAATAGTAATTGAAACAGGAACCTATGATGTAAAAGCTTCTTTAACAGGTTATTATTCACATACGACAACAGGGTATAATATAGGAATTGGTTCAACAGTTACGGTAAATTTTGCCTTACCTGTAGTTATCCAGTCTCAAACAGGGACACCCACCATAACAACAGTAGCTGGAAATGGAACCCAGGGTTATTCAGGAGACAGCGGCATTGCTGCTTCAGCTCAACTTTATTATCCTTGTGAAGTAGCGGTTGATGCTTCAGGAAATGTTTATATCTCTGACTTTAGTAATTTCCGAATAAGAAAAGTAGACACTTCAGGGTTAATGTCAACTTTTGCAGGAAACGGAACAGCCGGTTATTCGGGTGACGGAGGCCCTGCAACTGCTGCTCAAATTAATTATTCCGCAGGAATAGCGGTTGACGCTTCAGGGAATGTTTATATCGCTGACACTAATAATTACCGAATAAGGAAGGTAAACGCTTCAGGCATAATATCAACATTTGCAGGAACAGGAACTTCAGGTTTTTCAGGAGATGGAGGGTTAGCTGCTTCAGCTCAACTCAATACTCCAAATGGAGTAGCGGTTGATGCTTCAGGGAATGTTTATATCGCTGACAATACCCGCGTTAGAAAAGTAAACACTTCGGGCATAATATCAACAATTGCAGGAAATGGGAGTGTCGGTTATTCAGGTGACGGAGGCCCGGCAACTTTGGCTCAAATTAACCATTCTTATGGAGTAGCGGTTGATGCTTCAGGGAATGTTTATATTGCTGACTCTAATGTTGGTGATTCTAATTATAACCGAATAAGGAAAGTAAACGCTTCAGGCATAATATCAACTTTTGCAGGAAACGGAACTTTAGGTTATTCAGGAGACGGAGGATTAGCCGCTTCAGCTAACCTTTCCGGAGCTGATGGAGTAGCGGTTGATGCTTCAGGAAACGTTTATATCGCTGACAACTGGAATAATCGAATAAGGAAAGTAAACACTTTAGGTATAATATCAACTTTTGCGGGAAACGGGGTTCAAGGTTACTCCGGAGACAGCGGCAGCGCTACTTCAGCTAAACTTAATTATCCCGATGGGGTAACTGTTGATACTTCAGGGAATGTTTATATCGCTGACCAATATAATAACCGGATAAGAAAAGTTTATTTTGTACAGAAAGGGATTATTTCCGGTAAACTAACAAAAGCAGATAGAACGACAGCGATTTCAGGAGCACTTGTAGAAATATTAAAATCTAATGTCGTTAGATCAACAGCGACAAGTGATGCAAGCGGAAATTATTCAATTACAATAGGAACAGGTACTTATGATGTAAAAGCAACTCTATCAGGATATCAATCGCAGACTAAAACTGATTATAGTGTGTCGAATGGTTCAACTATAACAGTAAATTTTTCTTTAACTCAGATCTCTCAAGCAAAAAAAGGGATTATTTCAGGTAAAGTTACAAAATCAGACGGAACAACAGCGGTTTCAGTAGTACTTGTAGAAGCATTGCAATCCGGTATAACAAAGTCAAGTATTATGACGGATAATAGCGGTAATTATTCAATAACAATAGGAACAGGTGCTTATGACGTAAAAGCATCTGCAACAGGATATTTATCCCAGACAAAAACCGGGTATAATGTGACAGCAGGCTCCACAAATACAGTTAGTTTTTCGCTTGTTGATCTTTCAGCAGCTAAATATGGTGTTATTTCAGGTAAAGTAAACAAATCAGACGGGACAACAGCGATTTCCGGTATAGTAGTGGAAGTATTAAAGTCCGGCATAGCAAAATCAAATGCTACAACAGATATAAGCGGTAATTATTCAATAACAATCGGGACAGGAACCTATGATGTAAAAGCATCTGCAACAGGATATTTATCCCAGACAAAAACCGGGTATAATGTGACAGCAGGCTCCACAAATACAGTTAGTTTTTCGCTTGTTGATCTTTCAGCAACTAAATCCGGCGTTATTTCAGGGAAAGTAACTAAAACGAATGGTACAACAGCAATTTCAGGAGCTGCAGTAGAAGTGTTAAAGTCCGGTGTGTTAAAATCAAATGCAACAACAGATATAAGCGGTAATTACTTGATTACTATTGAAACGGGAACCTATGATGTCAGAACATCATTATCAGGATATCAGGCGCAGTTGAAAACCGGGTATACCGTAACCAACGGTTCCACTGTAACGATTAATTTCTCTTTAACAGAAGTTTCTGTATCCCAGACAGGCACGCTTTCCTGTACAATAACTACATCGACCGGTACAGCTATCGTAAATGCATTAATAAAGATCTATCAGGGGAGCACTCTGGTGAGCGAAGAATATTCTGATTCTTTGGGCAAATACAGTTTTTCTCTTGGTGCAGGGAGTTACGATATAACTGTTTCAAAAACAGGGTATCAAACAGCAACGCAGAAAGGAGTTTCTGTTAGTGCAGGCATGACCTCAAGTGCCAGCTTTTCGCTTGCTCAATCAGTTGTTGCCCAGACAGGCACTCTTTCATGCAATGTCCAGTGTAACGGAGTAGTAGAAAATGCAGTGATAAGAATTACTCAGAACAACAATTTAATAGACATGGAACAGACGGATTCCCTGGGGGTATACAGTTTTTCTTTAGCAGTGGGAGCATATGATATCAATGTTTCTAAAACCGGTTATCAAACGTCGACGCAGACAGGGGTTGTTGTAAGCTACAATCAGACGACCAATGTTTATATATCACTTCTTCAGTCAACTCAGGCTAAACCTCAAGCAGATAAACAAACTACGCTTGGGAATAACTTGTTCAGCCCCAGCTCCGGCGGTACCTGTAAGATAGGGTTTAATGTACCGCAGTCAGGCGGTATAACAATTAAGATATGTGACCTTAAAGGCAGGCAGGTAAGAAGTGCGTTTGACAATACAAGCTATACAGCAGGCAGTTACCAGTGGAACTGGGACGGCAAGGATGACAGCGGGAAGCCGGTTCCGCCTGGCATGTATATACTTTATTTCAAATACCCCGGCGGCACTGAAACAAGGAAGATAGGGATAAAATAATCAGACTGCAGACGACAGACATCAGACAAAAGACCAGAGACTACAGAAAAGAGACAACTGAACTATGATGAATATAAAAAAACGGAATTTAATAATTATATTTATGTTTTGTATTTTGTTTATGCAAAGTAAATCTTTTGCAGACCAGTCTGGCGGGATATTTCTTGAACTGCCGGTATCAGCAAGGGCAGGGGGCATGGCTGACTGTTTTACAGCGCTCAGTGATGACCCGTTTGGTGTCTATTACAACCCTGCAGGTATATCATTTATAAAATACCCAACAGCTTCTTTTCTGTACCAGAACTATCTACAGGATATATCTGGAAACCAGGCTGCAATAACTATCCCGGGAAAGAAAATATCTTTTACCGTTTCTCCAGCTATAATAGGTATGAAAGAAGAGCCTATCTATGATTCGTTCGGCAATGATACCGGTAGGAAATTCAAGTATCAGGGGACTATAATTCCTTTTTCAGCTGCATACAAAATTAATAACCTATCATTCGGCGGCACGGCGAAATATTACAAAGAAGAGATAGACGATTATTCACAAAACGTTGTAACGTATGATGCAGGGCTGATCTATAAATTACGCAGTTTAAGTTTCGGTGTTTCAGGTCTCAACCTTATGGGAAAGCTTGGCAATTACGACCTGCCCCAGACTTTAAGGTACGGCCTGGCATGTTCTTACAGGAACATAAACCTTTTATTTGATTATGTTTCGCAGACCAAGATACAGAAAGATAATTATGCAGTAGGTGGTGAGATGCCTGTATCTGATTTTCTATTTATAAGGCTCGGGTATAAGTTAAACGACGAGTTTGCCGGTTTAAGTTACGGTTTAGGGTTTAAGATGGGGGATTTTGATATAGATTATGCGGCATCAAGCTACAGCGACCTTGGTACGACCCAGAGAGCATCCTTGAGCTATTCTTTCGGAAGACAAAAAGAAAAAGCTCCTGTAGAAGTTAAAGAAGGGCCTGCTAAGCCTGTCATAAAACTAGCCAGGGGCATAAATATAGCTGTTTCCGAGTTTATAGCTAAGAACACTTCTGCGGCCGATGCATCTATAGTAACGGACTTTATAAGGACCGAGCTTGTTTCCTGCGGCGAGTTCAATATACTTGAAAGGGCAAATATGGAGATGATCCTTGCAGAACAGAAATTTCAAATATCCGGATGCACGAACCAGGAATGCGCTGTTAAGATGGGGAAGATACTTAACGTAAAAGTCGTTCTTATAGGTTCCTTATCAAAACTTTTGGAAACTTATTATATTACGGTTTCGTTAGTAGACGTTGAAACAGGAAAGATATTGCAATCCGTAGACCAAAAAGCTATGACCGCAGATGAGTTAAAACAAGCCTGTAAGCAAATCGTTGATAAAATCAAATAGGGCCATCTATTATTTATTTATACGCCGCCTACCTTTTTTCTTTTATTATTACCTGCTTTTAATTACAAGTCAATTGATAAAAAATGCAATATTTTATATAATGTTTTTAAAATTATTTTATAA
Coding sequences within:
- a CDS encoding PorV/PorQ family protein codes for the protein MQSKSFADQSGGIFLELPVSARAGGMADCFTALSDDPFGVYYNPAGISFIKYPTASFLYQNYLQDISGNQAAITIPGKKISFTVSPAIIGMKEEPIYDSFGNDTGRKFKYQGTIIPFSAAYKINNLSFGGTAKYYKEEIDDYSQNVVTYDAGLIYKLRSLSFGVSGLNLMGKLGNYDLPQTLRYGLACSYRNINLLFDYVSQTKIQKDNYAVGGEMPVSDFLFIRLGYKLNDEFAGLSYGLGFKMGDFDIDYAASSYSDLGTTQRASLSYSFGRQKEKAPVEVKEGPAKPVIKLARGINIAVSEFIAKNTSAADASIVTDFIRTELVSCGEFNILERANMEMILAEQKFQISGCTNQECAVKMGKILNVKVVLIGSLSKLLETYYITVSLVDVETGKILQSVDQKAMTADELKQACKQIVDKIK
- a CDS encoding DegT/DnrJ/EryC1/StrS family aminotransferase, translating into MKIPMVDLKVSYESMKADIDNAVKTVLDKTNFILGEEVGKFEEEFAKYCGSKYAVGVANGTDAIKISLLACGLEKEDEVITTPFTFIATSEAIIQSGCKPVFADIRLDDYNLDPVEIEKKLTKKTKAVIPVHLYGHPCDMKKIMEIAKKNNLIVIEDCAQAFSAKYEDKFTGTIGNAGSFSFFPAKNLGCFGDGGMVITNDQNVYKNARALRNHGSHIKYYSEMDGFNSRLDTLQAAILSVKLKQMDKWTKMRNDVAGKYAKALKDVTAVPKVLANCYHSFNYYNIMFASKQIRDQVQKYLVDNGVACQIYYPVALHLQTVYKDMGYKLGDFPLTEKAQDTTLSLPMYPELNDEQIKYITEKVKEAVG
- a CDS encoding type II toxin-antitoxin system HicA family toxin, which gives rise to MKIRDIIKLIEADGWYIVKTKGSHRQYKHSRKSGRVTIAGHPKDDLANGTLNSVLKQAQLKK
- a CDS encoding SBBP repeat-containing protein, with the translated sequence MGQLNNPKGIAVDTSGNVYIADSGNNCASSAPAF
- a CDS encoding type II toxin-antitoxin system Phd/YefM family antitoxin, which codes for MNYVQFTKFRNHSKEYFDGVQHGNAYVVIRKGKPIAQVLPFDVNVTGWKRKINKVGLKKDVNALDYVLKERNEK
- a CDS encoding type II toxin-antitoxin system HicB family antitoxin, with product MHRFLIVIEKTKKNYSAYSPDLPGCVATGKTKETVEKNMYSAIKMHIDGLLEDNKAIPTSKSIAEFIAV
- a CDS encoding SDR family NAD(P)-dependent oxidoreductase translates to MFIWSGKKVLVTGGAGFIGSHVVEMLVKRGARVLVVDNLENGSMDNLKSVKDEIVFKDFDLNDLDVCVDISKGIDVVMNIAAKVAGIEYNKNNQGEMYFDNVRINSNMLEASRINKVERTLMVSSACVYTRHCKIPTPESEGYRYIPEFTNEGYGWSKRVAEWQSMAYAKEYGMKIAIARPYNAYGPRDHFDPDKSHVIAALIKRIFDNEDPLNVWGDGEQARAFIYVDDFARGLIELTEKYAVADPVNIGTDNEIKIKDLVSLIVKLSGRTPKIQFDTTKPSGQPRRNSDNTNAKQKIGFEAMVKLEDGLKRTIDWYKKANKIV
- a CDS encoding type II toxin-antitoxin system VapC family toxin, translating into MIFYFDTSALIKKYIKEHGSEVVDSILEKADIVYVSKITKIECISVIKRLLHDRAINKADYKYLKKEIFTDFNYFSVIEFNEAVESKAMILIDKYQIKLLDSIQLASLLVMKDKINEFVACDIKLIEYAKKENVTVNNPLLPKK
- a CDS encoding carboxypeptidase regulatory-like domain-containing protein; the encoded protein is MKLSKVYIASDFKKSYNLLPSNVQTLVDKRDLWFKENPHDARLKTHYMKTNFTNKPIRTQLFPVLLFLFAVFFFHLIQLQAANKPNNDISKLTIDNTGIVGSWSFNEESGSIAHDSVGNSNGTIYGASWVNGKKDGALSFDGVNDYIDLGAPAVLDLPGDLTLESFCKPILSGLWAHPPFTVKFASPYDRNYDGYICRDGSGAFGYYSSGHQGVNLPSGTFKDNVWQHMAMVYSWDGSIATISFYIDGLLKTQATTSAQRLTNAATKVSIGSEGIPGFYFFNGVIDEVNIYNRALSAQEILDRYNLLNTIPVLSYTGETHYTNSFVYPEVGKTSTTYTFRVNYTHIGSSAPAANYPLLRIYKGGTELSNSPFAMKASEITDLNYADGKIYASTVTLKSAASNYTYKISAYDVSGTSATEVTGSGPVVETLLMTGNLIGKVTKSDGTTAVSGALVEALQAGVVRSNATTGANGNYSIVIETGTYDVKASLTGYYSHTTTGYNIGIGSTVTVNFALPVVIQSQTGTPTITTVAGNGTQGYSGDSGIAASAQLYYPCEVAVDASGNVYISDFSNFRIRKVDTSGLMSTFAGNGTAGYSGDGGPATAAQINYSAGIAVDASGNVYIADTNNYRIRKVNASGIISTFAGTGTSGFSGDGGLAASAQLNTPNGVAVDASGNVYIADNTRVRKVNTSGIISTIAGNGSVGYSGDGGPATLAQINHSYGVAVDASGNVYIADSNVGDSNYNRIRKVNASGIISTFAGNGTLGYSGDGGLAASANLSGADGVAVDASGNVYIADNWNNRIRKVNTLGIISTFAGNGVQGYSGDSGSATSAKLNYPDGVTVDTSGNVYIADQYNNRIRKVYFVQKGIISGKLTKADRTTAISGALVEILKSNVVRSTATSDASGNYSITIGTGTYDVKATLSGYQSQTKTDYSVSNGSTITVNFSLTQISQAKKGIISGKVTKSDGTTAVSVVLVEALQSGITKSSIMTDNSGNYSITIGTGAYDVKASATGYLSQTKTGYNVTAGSTNTVSFSLVDLSAAKYGVISGKVNKSDGTTAISGIVVEVLKSGIAKSNATTDISGNYSITIGTGTYDVKASATGYLSQTKTGYNVTAGSTNTVSFSLVDLSATKSGVISGKVTKTNGTTAISGAAVEVLKSGVLKSNATTDISGNYLITIETGTYDVRTSLSGYQAQLKTGYTVTNGSTVTINFSLTEVSVSQTGTLSCTITTSTGTAIVNALIKIYQGSTLVSEEYSDSLGKYSFSLGAGSYDITVSKTGYQTATQKGVSVSAGMTSSASFSLAQSVVAQTGTLSCNVQCNGVVENAVIRITQNNNLIDMEQTDSLGVYSFSLAVGAYDINVSKTGYQTSTQTGVVVSYNQTTNVYISLLQSTQAKPQADKQTTLGNNLFSPSSGGTCKIGFNVPQSGGITIKICDLKGRQVRSAFDNTSYTAGSYQWNWDGKDDSGKPVPPGMYILYFKYPGGTETRKIGIK